In one window of Rhizobium sp. ACO-34A DNA:
- a CDS encoding chemotaxis protein: MSEAVPKLKSNAPAVATPRSMRLVTEGIGVDLERFSAENTHVVKQIRLLAINALIEAARAGETGKGFAVVANEVQRLAQAAADIADRFQENVLGRIGVGRSMADDLVKQMEGVRLTDLAQTLVQFIVRNLFERTADVRWWATDPALWQALEDPTNARFSYAAERLGVINRFYTVYLDLVMTDANGRVVASANPKYQRALRDRSFSAEPWFVAARQCASGDDYVVDEVKTSLAHDNRDVLVYATGIRAGGRSDGELVGTLGVYFDWQMQGQAIVEKEANLPPQVAEKTEVLLLDGALRVIASSSPERRYTHFALHNPEGQMRGSYYDGKGSIVAFAKTLGYEDYDGLGWYGVIVQQNESDDSIRAAFGLK; the protein is encoded by the coding sequence ATGAGCGAAGCCGTTCCGAAGTTGAAAAGTAATGCCCCCGCAGTCGCCACCCCCCGCTCGATGCGGCTTGTCACGGAGGGGATCGGTGTCGACCTGGAGCGCTTCAGCGCCGAAAATACCCATGTGGTGAAACAGATCAGGCTTCTGGCCATCAATGCCCTGATCGAAGCCGCGCGCGCCGGGGAAACCGGCAAGGGCTTCGCAGTCGTGGCGAACGAAGTGCAGCGCCTCGCCCAGGCCGCCGCCGATATTGCCGACCGCTTTCAGGAAAATGTCCTCGGCCGCATCGGCGTCGGCCGCAGCATGGCCGATGATCTCGTCAAGCAGATGGAAGGCGTGCGTCTGACGGACCTTGCCCAGACTCTCGTGCAGTTCATCGTTCGCAACCTGTTCGAACGAACCGCCGACGTGCGCTGGTGGGCCACCGACCCGGCTCTCTGGCAGGCGCTGGAAGATCCGACGAATGCCCGTTTCTCTTATGCCGCAGAACGCCTCGGGGTCATCAACCGTTTCTACACCGTCTATCTCGACCTCGTGATGACCGACGCGAACGGCAGGGTCGTCGCCTCGGCCAATCCGAAGTATCAGCGGGCGCTCAGGGACCGTAGCTTCTCCGCCGAACCGTGGTTCGTCGCGGCCCGCCAATGCGCCAGCGGCGACGACTATGTGGTCGACGAAGTGAAGACCAGCCTAGCCCACGACAATCGCGACGTCCTTGTCTATGCCACCGGGATCCGCGCAGGCGGCCGTTCCGACGGCGAACTCGTCGGTACACTGGGCGTCTATTTCGACTGGCAGATGCAGGGGCAGGCCATCGTGGAAAAAGAGGCCAACCTGCCGCCGCAGGTGGCGGAAAAGACCGAGGTCTTGCTGCTCGACGGCGCGCTCCGGGTGATCGCCTCCAGCAGTCCGGAACGCCGCTACACCCACTTCGCCCTTCACAATCCCGAGGGACAGATGCGCGGCAGCTATTACGACGGCAAGGGCTCCATCGTCGCCTTCGCCAAGACGCTGGGATATGAAGACTACGATGGTCTCGGCTGGTATGGCGTCATCGTCCAGCAGAACGAGAGCGACGATTCGATCCGCGCCGCCTTCGGCCTGAAATAG
- a CDS encoding EamA family transporter, translating into MAPAVYDPIRGILLKVFSVTAFVGMQSCIKLTGGELPTGQVSFYRSAFAILPILLYLAFKGELRTAFQTSNPFGHLKRGLLGVASMIVGFYGLILLPMPDAIAIGYAMPLLAVVFAAIFLRENVRIYRWSAVFVGMIGVSIISWPKLTLFSEQGLESQAAVGACAVLLAAALGATAMLQLRQLVQEERTATIVLFFSLTASVLSAMSWFFGWHALTWETLGFMVMAGFFGGLGQILLTESYRFADVSTIAPFEYCSIILGSIIAFLLFDEIPTLTTLIGAFFVIGAGIFIIFREHQLGLERRAARKASTLQ; encoded by the coding sequence ATGGCCCCCGCCGTATATGATCCCATCCGGGGCATTCTTCTCAAGGTTTTCTCAGTCACGGCCTTCGTCGGAATGCAGAGCTGCATCAAGCTGACCGGGGGAGAATTGCCGACCGGCCAGGTCAGCTTCTACCGATCCGCCTTCGCCATCCTGCCGATACTGCTTTATCTGGCATTCAAGGGCGAACTGCGCACCGCCTTCCAGACCAGCAATCCATTCGGTCACCTGAAGCGGGGGCTGCTCGGCGTGGCCTCCATGATCGTGGGCTTCTACGGGCTCATTCTTCTGCCGATGCCCGATGCGATCGCAATCGGCTATGCCATGCCGTTGCTTGCCGTGGTTTTTGCGGCGATCTTCCTGCGTGAGAATGTCAGGATCTACCGCTGGAGCGCCGTCTTTGTCGGAATGATCGGCGTTTCCATCATCTCCTGGCCGAAATTGACCCTTTTCAGCGAACAGGGCCTGGAATCGCAGGCGGCCGTAGGCGCCTGTGCGGTACTTCTGGCTGCTGCGCTGGGCGCGACCGCCATGCTTCAGTTGCGCCAGCTGGTGCAGGAGGAGCGGACGGCGACTATCGTCCTGTTCTTTTCGCTGACGGCTTCGGTATTGTCGGCGATGAGCTGGTTCTTCGGCTGGCACGCCCTGACCTGGGAGACGCTCGGATTTATGGTCATGGCCGGTTTCTTCGGAGGGCTGGGTCAGATCCTGCTCACCGAAAGCTATCGCTTCGCGGACGTCTCGACTATCGCACCGTTCGAATACTGTTCGATCATCCTCGGATCGATCATCGCTTTCCTGCTGTTCGACGAGATCCCGACTTTGACCACGCTGATCGGTGCATTCTTCGTCATCGGCGCGGGTATCTTCATCATCTTCCGTGAGCACCAGCTTGGGCTGGAGCGTCGTGCCGCCCGTAAGGCCTCGACGCTGCAATAG
- a CDS encoding MFS transporter yields the protein MLASLASIASLMLSTLLMMAGFGLMNFLLPIRAIDEGWATFTISIIATAYTFGFTLSCIVTPIFVRRVGHVRVFTALLTLLTVSVLLCSLVVDWRAWMLFRGLAGFAIAGAYLLIESWLNERVNNENRGALFSVYMITALSGSIGGQYLVPLGDPKGTELFIVCALLFCLALFPTALSTAQSPAPIAEAKFDLKRLLKRSPVAFFGSLLSGALSGTWGSLGGVYSQNVGMTTAQGATLLAAFLAGGAIAQMPLGRLSDFIDRRLVMIGSGIFGLTACFAMLIFGGSPVALYIAGFFVGTVLYPVYALNVAHANDMAEPDEYVKISSAIMILYGLGTVTGPLMGGTLMEYFGPNGLIWFLAAAFALYAGYAGYRMTRRPSSEGPSEKTDFQSKPLPMQGPDSSGGIGDRLS from the coding sequence ATGCTGGCCAGCCTCGCCTCGATCGCCTCGCTCATGCTCTCGACCCTGCTGATGATGGCGGGTTTTGGCCTGATGAATTTCCTCCTGCCGATCCGTGCGATCGACGAGGGCTGGGCGACGTTCACCATCTCGATCATCGCGACGGCCTACACCTTCGGCTTCACGCTCTCCTGTATCGTCACGCCGATCTTCGTTCGCCGCGTGGGCCATGTGCGTGTCTTCACCGCGCTTCTGACCCTTCTGACGGTCTCGGTGCTGTTGTGCTCGCTGGTCGTGGACTGGCGTGCATGGATGCTCTTTCGTGGCCTTGCCGGCTTTGCCATTGCCGGCGCCTACCTGCTGATCGAAAGCTGGTTGAACGAGCGCGTGAACAATGAAAACCGGGGAGCTCTCTTTTCGGTCTACATGATTACGGCCCTCTCCGGTTCGATCGGCGGGCAGTATCTCGTGCCGCTCGGCGATCCGAAGGGCACGGAACTCTTCATCGTTTGCGCCCTGCTCTTCTGCCTGGCTCTCTTTCCAACCGCGCTTTCGACGGCCCAATCGCCCGCTCCCATCGCGGAAGCCAAGTTCGACCTGAAGCGCCTGCTCAAACGCTCGCCGGTCGCCTTCTTCGGCTCGCTCCTGTCGGGCGCGCTTTCCGGCACATGGGGCAGCCTTGGCGGCGTCTACTCTCAGAATGTCGGCATGACCACCGCGCAAGGTGCTACGCTGCTTGCCGCGTTTCTCGCCGGCGGCGCGATCGCGCAAATGCCGCTCGGACGCCTTTCGGACTTCATCGATCGGCGTCTCGTGATGATCGGTTCAGGTATTTTCGGTCTCACGGCCTGCTTTGCCATGCTGATCTTCGGCGGTAGCCCCGTGGCGCTCTACATTGCCGGCTTCTTCGTCGGCACCGTGCTCTATCCCGTCTACGCGCTGAACGTCGCGCACGCCAACGACATGGCGGAACCCGACGAATACGTGAAGATCTCCAGCGCGATCATGATCCTTTACGGCCTTGGAACCGTTACCGGACCGCTGATGGGCGGTACGCTGATGGAATATTTCGGTCCGAACGGCCTCATCTGGTTCCTTGCAGCAGCCTTCGCACTCTATGCGGGCTATGCCGGCTATCGCATGACGCGCCGCCCCTCCAGCGAGGGGCCGTCGGAGAAGACGGACTTCCAGTCCAAACCGCTGCCGATGCAGGGGCCTGACTCGTCCGGCGGCATTGGAGATCGCCTGTCCTGA
- a CDS encoding uracil-DNA glycosylase, with product MTPARDMTPAELAALLHFYAEAGVDWLVDDEAVDRVAEFAEQRARGPRASAATTSASPNAPTQTAAPERTRPTAERSAPRPTAPAQAPAVPDEHAVTEARFAAESARSLAELKTALEGFGGCNLKTSARSTIFASGDAASGIMVIGPMPSGDDDREGAAFSGRAGLLLDRMLAAIGLSRADVMITTVMPWRPPGDRTPSQPETAICRPFIERQIELAEPKTVLLLGNFTARFFFGETGTIHALRGQWRDIACGGHAVPAIATLHPQELLTAPASKALAWQDLQAFRARLNRP from the coding sequence ATGACCCCTGCCCGCGACATGACGCCCGCCGAACTGGCCGCGCTCCTGCATTTTTATGCAGAGGCAGGCGTCGATTGGCTTGTCGATGACGAGGCGGTCGATCGTGTCGCCGAATTCGCCGAACAGCGTGCCCGCGGCCCGCGCGCATCGGCAGCGACCACTTCTGCCAGCCCGAACGCCCCGACCCAGACAGCAGCACCCGAACGTACGCGACCCACTGCCGAACGCTCGGCCCCTCGCCCAACTGCCCCGGCTCAGGCTCCCGCAGTTCCAGACGAGCATGCCGTTACGGAGGCGCGCTTTGCGGCCGAGAGCGCGCGTTCACTTGCCGAGCTCAAGACCGCGCTCGAAGGTTTCGGCGGCTGCAACCTGAAGACATCCGCCCGTTCGACGATCTTTGCCAGCGGCGATGCGGCGAGCGGGATCATGGTCATCGGTCCCATGCCATCCGGCGACGACGACCGCGAGGGGGCGGCCTTTTCGGGCCGCGCCGGGCTTCTTCTCGACCGCATGCTCGCAGCCATCGGACTTTCTCGCGCCGACGTGATGATTACCACCGTCATGCCCTGGCGTCCGCCGGGGGACCGGACCCCTTCTCAGCCGGAAACCGCCATCTGCCGCCCCTTCATCGAAAGGCAGATCGAGCTTGCCGAGCCGAAGACCGTGCTTCTTCTCGGCAATTTCACCGCACGCTTCTTCTTCGGCGAGACCGGCACCATCCACGCCCTTCGCGGTCAATGGCGTGATATTGCCTGCGGCGGTCACGCCGTCCCGGCCATTGCCACCCTGCATCCGCAGGAACTGCTGACCGCTCCAGCCAGCAAGGCGCTGGCGTGGCAGGACCTTCAGGCCTTCAGAGCCCGACTGAATCGCCCGTAA